A window of Mucilaginibacter sp. PAMC 26640 contains these coding sequences:
- a CDS encoding TonB-dependent receptor encodes MLITYSFCLPAFGQSTGKIIGKVIDQKTSETLIGATVNIEGTTQGIATDVDGHYALSGVKPGKYTILVRYIGYQTKSISDIEVKAGATTPLDVTLAASTTTALKEVVVRATYRQASVASLYAIQKNSVSISDGISSELIRRSPDRNTSDVLKRVSGTTIQDNKFVVVRGLSDRYNSASLDGAPLPSTEPNRKAFSFDIVPSNLIDNIIINKTASPDLPGDFAGGNVQILTKDIPDQNFVSLALGYGYNTQSTFKDFRSGFRSTSDYFGFDDGSRKLVKNFPSTNEILTNQVTGTRNIQSINSLNNDFNIYTSKALPSQNYQITVGNVQEIGKNKNRFGTTLSLTYRNTQTITPDLQQQYDNYDYHSSVSKFSTNIGALANFAYSFGKSKITLKNLYNRILDDQFTYRTGANTGTTSSDNRYYAFDMLEKGLFKSTLEGEHALGAKTSKIKWNLGYTNIINDQPDQKKVNYKQNNPGDPYTATVASSLGKENARLFSKLNENIYSGKIDYSLPVDLFKQSTLKIGVNSQYRDRVFDARFLGVVFNEQTSDQLGYNTASLLQRPIQTLFGPNLVGTGVYDLDEIANLTDRYTANSLTNAAYAMLDSKLGDKVRVVYGLRVEKFDLNLETKDPTADKVKLNNTDFLPSVNFTYALTAKANLRASYYRSVARPEFRELALFSYYDYELLASIQGNPALKRASIDNADIRYEFYPSAGQIFSVSAFYKKFQNAIESSLDDRNSTATISYFNSKSAYVYGVELEARKALEFINGGTFFKNTTAYVNTSITKSRVENPTTGDAFLEVNRPLTGQSPYVINAGITHSELDNKLSVNVLFNRLGKRIFYVGGTRFPSVYELPRSVLDLQVGYKVLKNKGEFKLSGSDLLNARYNFQYQKDGKPFSPSGGSTFRRYTPGTNYALSFNYTF; translated from the coding sequence ATTTTAATAACTTACTCCTTTTGCCTGCCTGCATTCGGGCAGAGTACCGGTAAAATTATCGGTAAGGTAATCGATCAAAAAACCAGCGAAACACTTATTGGTGCTACCGTTAATATAGAAGGTACCACGCAGGGCATCGCTACTGATGTGGATGGGCACTATGCGTTAAGCGGGGTGAAGCCGGGTAAATACACCATCCTGGTGAGGTACATTGGCTATCAAACCAAATCCATATCTGATATTGAAGTTAAGGCCGGCGCAACTACGCCGCTGGATGTTACCTTAGCTGCATCAACTACCACTGCTTTAAAAGAAGTAGTAGTAAGAGCAACCTATCGCCAGGCATCGGTAGCATCCTTATATGCTATTCAAAAAAACAGTGTATCGATCTCTGACGGGATCTCTTCGGAGCTGATCCGCAGATCGCCTGACAGAAACACCAGCGACGTGTTAAAACGAGTAAGCGGTACAACCATACAGGATAACAAATTTGTTGTTGTGCGTGGTTTAAGTGATCGTTACAACAGTGCATCCTTAGATGGCGCGCCGCTGCCAAGCACCGAGCCAAACCGCAAGGCTTTCTCTTTTGATATTGTGCCTTCAAACCTTATCGACAACATTATTATCAATAAAACCGCAAGCCCCGATCTGCCCGGCGATTTTGCAGGCGGTAACGTACAGATCCTGACCAAAGATATTCCGGATCAAAATTTTGTAAGCCTTGCCCTCGGCTATGGCTACAATACACAAAGCACATTTAAAGATTTCCGCAGCGGTTTCCGCAGCACCAGCGATTATTTTGGTTTTGACGACGGTAGCCGTAAACTGGTCAAAAACTTTCCATCCACTAATGAAATTTTAACTAACCAGGTAACCGGTACCCGCAACATCCAGTCTATCAATAGCCTCAACAACGATTTTAATATTTATACCAGTAAGGCCTTGCCAAGCCAAAATTACCAGATCACTGTAGGCAATGTGCAGGAGATAGGTAAAAACAAAAACCGTTTTGGTACTACATTGTCATTAACCTATCGCAACACGCAAACCATTACGCCCGATTTGCAGCAGCAATATGATAACTACGATTATCATAGTTCAGTAAGCAAGTTTTCTACCAACATTGGTGCTTTGGCAAACTTTGCCTATAGCTTTGGCAAAAGCAAGATTACCTTAAAGAACCTATATAACAGGATTCTTGACGATCAGTTCACTTATCGTACAGGTGCTAATACAGGTACAACATCATCCGACAACCGGTATTATGCTTTCGATATGCTTGAAAAGGGATTGTTTAAGTCAACCCTGGAAGGTGAGCATGCACTGGGAGCAAAAACATCCAAGATAAAATGGAACCTGGGGTACACTAATATCATTAACGATCAGCCGGATCAAAAGAAAGTAAACTACAAGCAAAATAACCCGGGCGATCCTTATACGGCAACTGTCGCCTCTTCACTGGGAAAAGAGAATGCGAGGTTATTTTCTAAATTAAACGAGAATATTTACTCGGGTAAGATAGATTATAGTTTGCCTGTTGATTTGTTTAAACAAAGTACACTTAAAATTGGCGTAAATTCTCAATACCGCGACAGGGTTTTTGACGCCAGATTCCTGGGTGTGGTTTTCAACGAACAAACATCAGATCAGCTAGGTTATAATACTGCCAGCCTTTTACAACGTCCAATCCAAACTTTATTTGGACCAAACCTGGTAGGTACCGGCGTTTATGATCTGGATGAGATTGCCAACTTAACAGACAGGTATACCGCTAATAGTCTTACCAACGCTGCATACGCCATGCTCGATAGCAAATTGGGCGATAAGGTACGCGTGGTTTATGGGTTGAGGGTTGAAAAGTTTGATCTTAATTTAGAAACAAAGGATCCTACCGCAGATAAGGTTAAGTTAAATAATACCGATTTCCTGCCCTCTGTTAATTTTACCTATGCTTTAACAGCCAAAGCGAACCTAAGAGCATCGTATTATCGTTCTGTAGCAAGGCCGGAGTTCAGAGAATTAGCCTTATTCTCTTATTACGATTACGAATTGCTGGCCTCTATACAGGGTAATCCAGCTTTGAAAAGAGCATCTATTGACAATGCAGATATCCGGTACGAATTTTATCCTTCAGCGGGCCAGATCTTTTCAGTATCTGCTTTCTACAAGAAATTTCAAAACGCTATAGAAAGCTCTCTGGATGACCGTAATTCAACGGCCACTATCTCTTATTTCAATTCAAAATCAGCGTATGTGTATGGTGTTGAACTGGAAGCTCGTAAAGCGCTTGAGTTCATCAATGGAGGTACCTTCTTTAAAAATACTACCGCTTATGTTAATACCTCAATTACAAAGTCAAGGGTAGAAAATCCTACTACTGGTGATGCATTTTTGGAAGTAAACCGCCCGTTGACTGGTCAGTCCCCATATGTGATCAACGCGGGTATAACGCACAGCGAATTAGATAATAAATTATCAGTGAACGTCTTATTTAACCGCTTAGGAAAAAGGATTTTTTATGTTGGCGGAACAAGGTTCCCTAGCGTATATGAATTACCAAGGAGCGTACTTGACTTACAGGTTGGTTATAAGGTATTGAAAAATAAAGGGGAGTTCAAACTGAGCGGTAGCGATTTGCTGAACGCCAGGTATAATTTCCAATACCAGAAAGATGGTAAGCCATTTTCACCATCAGGAGGTTCTACTTTCAGGAGATATACACCGGGTACCAATTACGCATTGTCATTCAATTACACATTTTAA
- a CDS encoding TonB-dependent receptor produces the protein MKKLYFFIFTLLFAAGANAQITTAVISGKVVDQKGVTMPGVTVSAVNTSTGTRYGAQTNSDGRYTIANINPGGPYTISASFVGYKKDERTDITLSLGGAAFNFLLADETTSLKEVRVVATGGATKTGASTRISQSQIRNLPTISRSLQDLTRTTPQSNNNSFQGTNYRYNNVTLDGAINNDAIGFSPSLGGQSNASGQVGSSTRTSPVSLDAIQDIQVLVAPYDIKIGNVLGGSINAVTRSGTNDFTGSIYGYGRGAFLVGPNNAKAASGGDGSSLPTSFHDYQTGIRLGFPLIKNKLFFFTNEEIARRQDPVIAGAGTAGSANVLSLTDAQNIANTMASYGINAGSYGNTSIFSRSNKYFNRLDWNINDKNQLTLRNNTISSTATNLERDQQNFRFSGIDYTSHNNSTSTVAELKSRFSNNLSNSLVLGYSNVHDFRDPNSDPALPQIEITGRTPGTTIFLGTDREAAIFDMRQKTTEFTDNLTYTKGKHTFTFGTHNEFYNITYNFVNAWNGRVAYANIEDFLANKPSRVRANYNYTNNTRDYIMANPSAKFNVNLLSVYGQDEIQITDNFKLTAGIRFDYADVPTKQPLSIKTTGAPVDANYGNTFTYTKPADIKNNYLGNVQVNPRVSFNYDINGDQTAVLRGGSGFFTGRVPFAWFGYAFYNNGNTYGAFDKRSSKYVFTPGTNPVQAPANGGLNFVNQQTLNPVNTGASGPTQVDLIDNNFKMPQVWRTNLAYDYTTADKWKFTVEGIYTKVIRDLKFQQVNTVDQVTYYPYDVNKQQPIFVNAPVNASYTNAYLLSNTNQGYRYSATAQIAKIFPFGLTANVAYTYGHSKDVTNGIRNSMESNWQLNQALNPNNPGLANSNFDIRHRIVSTVNYNVAWGTNKSLVSNFAFFFAAQSGNPYTYGFLPSAIDGTGQQVSLAYIPKNGETVNFFSDVVGGATAAQQAAAFDNYINGNKYLSSRRGTFTQRNAAFTPWNNNLDFRFSQDFKFGSGKRKQVITFTYDIVNLTNLLNKSWGQYYFSANTFNSTSSIGLTPKTTPAFGSASTTYPKYTFADPGVPYSVDLFASRWQMQFGLRYAF, from the coding sequence ATGAAAAAACTATACTTTTTTATTTTTACACTGCTGTTTGCCGCAGGTGCAAACGCACAGATCACAACCGCTGTTATCAGCGGAAAGGTGGTTGACCAGAAGGGTGTTACCATGCCCGGTGTTACGGTTTCGGCTGTAAATACCAGTACCGGTACCCGCTATGGCGCACAAACCAACTCCGATGGACGTTACACTATCGCGAATATTAACCCGGGTGGCCCTTATACCATAAGCGCCAGTTTTGTAGGTTACAAAAAAGACGAACGTACCGACATTACCTTATCATTAGGCGGTGCTGCTTTTAACTTTTTATTAGCTGATGAAACCACCAGCCTGAAAGAAGTTAGGGTTGTTGCTACAGGTGGCGCTACTAAAACAGGCGCAAGCACACGCATCAGCCAGTCGCAGATCCGTAACCTGCCAACGATTAGCCGCAGTTTGCAGGATCTTACCCGCACAACGCCGCAAAGTAATAACAACTCTTTCCAGGGTACCAACTACCGCTATAACAATGTAACGCTTGATGGTGCTATCAATAACGATGCAATTGGCTTTAGCCCTTCATTAGGTGGCCAGTCAAATGCTTCTGGCCAGGTGGGTAGCAGTACCCGTACCAGCCCGGTATCTTTAGATGCCATCCAGGACATCCAGGTTTTGGTTGCCCCTTACGATATTAAAATTGGTAACGTATTAGGTGGTAGTATCAACGCGGTAACCCGCAGCGGTACCAATGATTTTACAGGATCTATTTACGGTTATGGCCGTGGTGCATTCTTAGTAGGCCCAAACAACGCTAAAGCAGCGTCGGGCGGCGATGGTTCAAGCCTGCCAACATCTTTCCATGATTATCAAACAGGTATCCGTTTAGGTTTCCCGTTAATCAAAAACAAATTATTCTTCTTTACTAACGAAGAGATTGCCCGCCGCCAGGATCCTGTTATTGCAGGTGCAGGTACTGCAGGTTCTGCCAATGTGCTGAGCCTTACCGATGCGCAAAATATCGCTAATACAATGGCTAGCTATGGTATCAATGCCGGTAGTTATGGTAACACGTCAATCTTCTCTCGCAGCAATAAATATTTTAACCGTTTAGACTGGAACATCAACGATAAAAACCAGTTGACGTTGCGTAACAACACGATATCATCAACCGCTACCAATTTGGAGCGCGATCAGCAGAACTTCCGTTTCAGTGGTATCGATTATACTTCGCACAATAACTCAACCTCAACGGTTGCCGAGTTAAAATCAAGATTCAGCAATAACTTAAGCAACAGTTTAGTTTTAGGTTATTCTAACGTACATGACTTCCGCGACCCTAACTCTGACCCGGCATTGCCGCAGATTGAGATCACCGGCCGCACACCAGGTACAACCATCTTCCTGGGTACCGACAGGGAAGCTGCGATATTTGATATGCGCCAGAAAACCACTGAGTTTACCGATAACTTAACTTATACAAAAGGGAAGCACACCTTTACATTCGGTACACACAATGAGTTTTATAACATCACTTACAACTTTGTAAACGCATGGAATGGCCGGGTGGCTTACGCCAATATTGAGGATTTTTTAGCAAATAAGCCGTCACGTGTACGCGCTAACTACAACTATACCAACAATACCCGTGATTATATCATGGCTAACCCGTCTGCCAAGTTTAACGTTAACCTCTTAAGCGTATACGGACAGGATGAAATTCAGATCACTGATAACTTTAAGCTGACTGCCGGTATTCGTTTTGACTATGCTGATGTGCCAACAAAACAACCATTGAGCATCAAAACTACTGGCGCACCGGTTGACGCTAACTACGGTAATACCTTTACCTATACCAAACCTGCCGATATCAAGAATAATTACCTGGGTAATGTTCAGGTTAACCCAAGGGTTTCGTTTAACTACGATATTAATGGTGACCAAACTGCTGTACTGCGCGGTGGTAGCGGTTTCTTTACCGGCCGTGTACCTTTTGCATGGTTCGGTTATGCATTTTATAATAATGGTAATACTTACGGCGCTTTTGATAAGCGTTCCAGCAAGTACGTGTTTACTCCTGGTACAAACCCGGTACAAGCGCCGGCTAATGGAGGTTTAAACTTTGTAAACCAGCAAACGCTTAACCCGGTTAACACCGGCGCAAGCGGCCCAACCCAGGTAGATTTAATTGACAACAACTTTAAAATGCCGCAGGTATGGCGTACTAACCTGGCGTATGATTACACTACTGCTGATAAATGGAAATTTACGGTAGAAGGGATCTATACCAAAGTTATCCGCGATTTGAAATTCCAGCAGGTAAATACGGTTGACCAGGTAACTTATTACCCTTATGATGTAAATAAGCAGCAACCTATTTTTGTAAACGCACCGGTTAATGCTTCTTATACCAACGCTTACCTTTTATCAAACACCAACCAGGGTTACCGCTACAGTGCTACCGCACAAATAGCCAAGATCTTCCCTTTTGGTTTAACAGCTAACGTTGCTTATACCTACGGTCACTCTAAAGATGTTACCAACGGTATCCGTAATTCAATGGAGAGTAACTGGCAGTTGAACCAGGCGCTTAACCCTAACAACCCGGGTTTAGCTAACTCTAACTTTGATATCCGTCACCGCATTGTATCAACCGTAAATTATAACGTTGCATGGGGTACAAACAAAAGCCTGGTATCTAACTTCGCATTCTTCTTCGCCGCACAGTCTGGCAATCCGTATACCTACGGCTTCCTGCCTAGTGCAATCGACGGAACTGGTCAGCAGGTTAGCTTAGCTTACATCCCTAAAAACGGTGAAACTGTAAACTTCTTCAGCGATGTGGTAGGTGGTGCAACTGCTGCACAGCAAGCTGCTGCTTTTGATAACTATATCAACGGTAACAAATACTTGTCGAGCCGTCGTGGTACCTTTACCCAGCGTAATGCTGCTTTCACACCATGGAACAATAACCTTGATTTCCGTTTCTCACAGGACTTTAAGTTTGGCAGCGGTAAACGTAAACAGGTGATCACCTTTACTTACGATATCGTAAACTTAACCAACCTGTTAAACAAAAGCTGGGGACAATATTACTTCTCCGCCAATACCTTCAATTCAACCAGCAGTATCGGTTTAACACCAAAAACAACACCTGCTTTTGGTTCTGCATCAACTACTTATCCTAAGTACACTTTTGCTGACCCGGGTGTGCCATACTCAGTTGATCTGTTTGCTTCACGCTGGCAGATGCAGTTTGGCTTGCGTTACGCATTCTAA
- a CDS encoding BRAMP protein, with protein MKAFILNCTLQPSPKFSNTEALINKAVTQLQEQGAETEVLRFVDYKVKPGTETDLGDGDQWPILLQKIRECDIFILASPIWMGRLASTAQSVIERLDAIFHEDGFTDEETGQYFTYGKVAGCLITGNEDGAHSCAAQILWAMQEFGFTIPPNVNAYWVGLAGRGKDYVEAGGEKHYYTNQTVRYLVANLVFFAQLLINNPITTNLKKLDELAKAESDDAGEE; from the coding sequence ATGAAAGCGTTCATTCTCAACTGTACTTTACAGCCATCTCCAAAGTTTTCCAACACCGAGGCGCTTATCAATAAGGCGGTAACCCAGCTGCAGGAACAGGGAGCAGAAACCGAAGTGCTTCGTTTTGTAGACTATAAAGTAAAGCCCGGAACAGAAACTGACCTGGGCGACGGCGATCAGTGGCCGATCTTATTACAAAAGATCCGCGAATGCGATATTTTTATACTGGCTAGCCCCATCTGGATGGGCCGGTTAGCTTCCACTGCGCAAAGTGTGATCGAGCGACTGGATGCCATATTTCATGAAGACGGTTTTACCGATGAAGAAACCGGCCAGTATTTCACCTACGGAAAAGTAGCTGGTTGCTTAATTACAGGGAACGAGGATGGTGCCCACTCCTGCGCAGCACAAATACTATGGGCCATGCAGGAATTCGGCTTCACTATCCCGCCGAATGTAAATGCTTACTGGGTTGGCCTGGCTGGCCGCGGAAAAGATTATGTAGAGGCCGGCGGCGAAAAACATTACTACACCAATCAAACTGTACGCTACCTGGTAGCTAACCTGGTATTTTTCGCGCAGCTGCTTATAAATAACCCTATCACAACCAACTTAAAAAAGCTGGATGAACTGGCAAAAGCCGAAAGCGATGACGCGGGTGAGGAATAA
- a CDS encoding ribokinase: protein MFDICCIGHITIDKVVTTRSVMHMAGGTAFYFSHAMRNMDVNYGLVTALAETELQSVTDLRELGIAVTALPSQHSVYFENIYGENQDNRTQRVLQKADAFSIADLEGVEATIFHLGPLLADDMPTDLIKDLFSRGNVSVDAQGYLREVIDQGVHAIDWTDKKEALQYVDILKVNEHELEVLTGFADIEEGAKVLAEWGVKEVVITLGSMGSVIYADDIFTTIPPYKPADIVDATGCGDTYMAGYLYRRIKGDNVSDSGKFASAMAGLKIGNAGPFKGTEDDVHAMMLRK, encoded by the coding sequence ATGTTTGATATTTGTTGCATAGGGCATATTACAATAGATAAAGTAGTTACCACCCGTTCGGTGATGCATATGGCCGGTGGAACGGCCTTTTATTTTTCGCACGCCATGCGTAATATGGATGTGAATTATGGGCTGGTGACGGCCCTTGCCGAAACGGAATTGCAAAGCGTTACGGATCTGCGTGAACTGGGCATAGCGGTAACGGCTTTACCCAGTCAGCACTCTGTTTATTTTGAGAATATTTATGGTGAGAACCAGGATAACCGTACCCAGCGGGTTTTACAGAAAGCGGATGCCTTTAGCATAGCTGACCTGGAAGGGGTGGAGGCCACTATTTTTCATTTAGGGCCCTTGCTTGCAGATGACATGCCTACCGATCTGATTAAAGACCTGTTCAGCCGTGGTAATGTATCGGTAGATGCCCAGGGGTATTTACGTGAGGTGATAGATCAGGGCGTACATGCCATTGACTGGACCGATAAAAAAGAAGCCCTGCAGTATGTAGATATTTTAAAAGTGAACGAACACGAGTTGGAGGTGCTTACCGGGTTTGCCGATATTGAGGAAGGTGCAAAAGTACTGGCCGAATGGGGCGTGAAGGAAGTGGTGATCACATTGGGCAGTATGGGTTCTGTAATTTATGCTGATGATATTTTCACAACAATTCCGCCGTATAAACCAGCAGATATTGTGGATGCTACCGGTTGTGGTGATACCTATATGGCCGGCTATCTATACCGGCGGATAAAGGGCGATAATGTATCAGATTCGGGCAAATTTGCGTCTGCAATGGCAGGTTTGAAGATCGGTAATGCGGGGCCTTTTAAAGGAACGGAAGACGATGTTCACGCAATGATGTTGCGGAAATAA
- a CDS encoding endonuclease III, translating into MLKSERYRHFLEYFQKNQPAPETELHYNSPYELLVAVILSAQCTDKRINQVTPKLFERFPDAAALAASDADEIFNYIRSVSYPNNKAKHLAGMGKMLMEVFHGEVPSGLDELQMLPGVGRKTANVIASVVFDAPAIAVDTHVFRVANRLGLVRASTPLAVEKQLVKNLPENTLAVAHHWLILHGRYICVARSPKCEICPLTWFCKYYAQQNTGAALLKAEALKLRKVKDAKKKKALNIMGKELAKRVVDKDI; encoded by the coding sequence ATGCTCAAATCAGAACGTTACAGACACTTTTTAGAATACTTTCAAAAAAACCAGCCTGCCCCGGAGACCGAACTTCATTACAATAGCCCTTATGAGCTGCTGGTAGCTGTTATATTATCGGCCCAGTGTACCGATAAGCGCATCAACCAGGTTACACCAAAACTTTTCGAACGCTTTCCTGACGCTGCTGCACTGGCGGCGTCTGATGCCGACGAGATCTTCAACTATATCCGCAGCGTAAGCTATCCTAATAACAAAGCCAAACATTTGGCTGGTATGGGCAAAATGCTGATGGAGGTTTTCCATGGCGAAGTGCCATCCGGGTTGGATGAGCTGCAAATGCTGCCGGGTGTGGGTCGCAAAACCGCCAATGTCATTGCTTCTGTAGTTTTTGATGCCCCGGCTATTGCGGTAGATACACATGTGTTTAGGGTGGCTAACCGGCTGGGCCTTGTACGTGCGAGTACCCCGCTGGCAGTTGAAAAGCAACTGGTAAAAAACCTGCCCGAAAATACACTGGCCGTGGCGCACCATTGGCTGATATTGCACGGCCGTTACATTTGCGTGGCGCGGAGCCCTAAATGTGAGATCTGCCCGCTAACCTGGTTCTGCAAATACTACGCCCAGCAAAATACCGGCGCCGCCTTGCTAAAGGCCGAAGCACTCAAACTGCGTAAAGTTAAAGATGCCAAAAAGAAAAAAGCGCTCAATATTATGGGGAAAGAATTGGCTAAAAGAGTTGTTGATAAAGATATTTGA